From one Microbacterium sp. 10M-3C3 genomic stretch:
- a CDS encoding ParA family protein yields MSFDSPIARELAELSARRRALEATTVELSGRTRVLTVSNQKGGVGKTTTAVNLAAALASVGARVLVVDLDPQGNASTALGVPHNAETPSVYDVLIDEFPLADIVQQSPESENLFCAPSTIHLAGAEIELVSQVAREHRLRTALEDYLASADHRMDFVLIDCPPSLGLLTINAFTAAHEVLIPIQCEYYALEGLSQLLGSVRMIQKHLNTALHVSTIVLTMYDGRTRLAQQVAEEVRSHFPQEVLDTVIPRSVRVSEAPSFGQTVIAYDGQSAGAVAYREAAVEIIRRGETEEKEA; encoded by the coding sequence GTGTCCTTCGATTCGCCCATCGCCCGAGAACTCGCGGAGCTTTCCGCACGACGACGCGCGCTCGAGGCGACCACGGTCGAGCTCTCCGGGCGCACGCGCGTGCTCACCGTCTCGAATCAGAAGGGCGGCGTCGGCAAGACGACGACCGCCGTGAACCTCGCTGCCGCGCTCGCCTCCGTCGGTGCGCGCGTGCTCGTGGTCGATCTCGATCCGCAGGGGAACGCGTCGACGGCGCTCGGGGTGCCGCACAACGCCGAGACACCGAGCGTCTACGACGTGCTCATCGACGAGTTCCCCCTCGCCGACATCGTGCAGCAGAGCCCGGAGTCGGAGAACCTCTTCTGCGCACCGAGCACGATCCACCTCGCAGGGGCGGAGATCGAGCTGGTCTCGCAGGTGGCGCGTGAGCACAGGCTGCGCACGGCGCTGGAGGATTACCTCGCGTCCGCCGACCATCGCATGGACTTCGTGCTGATCGACTGCCCACCCTCGCTGGGGCTGCTGACGATCAACGCGTTCACCGCGGCGCACGAGGTGCTCATCCCGATCCAGTGCGAGTACTACGCGCTCGAAGGCTTGAGCCAGCTCCTCGGCAGCGTCCGCATGATCCAGAAGCACCTCAACACCGCGCTGCACGTGTCGACGATCGTGCTGACGATGTACGACGGTCGCACGCGTCTTGCGCAGCAGGTGGCGGAGGAGGTGCGCTCGCACTTCCCCCAGGAGGTGCTCGACACCGTCATCCCGCGCTCGGTGCGCGTGTCAGAGGCGCCCAGCTTCGGTCAGACGGTGATCGCGTACGACGGGCAGTCGGCGGGTGCGGTGGCGTATCGCGAGGCGGCGGTGGAGATCATCCGCCGCGGTGAAACGGAAGAGAAGGAAGCCTGA